Proteins from one Corticium candelabrum chromosome 4, ooCorCand1.1, whole genome shotgun sequence genomic window:
- the LOC134178702 gene encoding ubiquitin-conjugating enzyme E2 Q1-like: MSAEFAVCRSQVEEWTKLASIPFRLLGHDEQERRLDLISTVGAHSFFIICPAIHSDGKWQVWSDDEESLQLLADIQDFTDHCNRSLTDVLNQAAKLLFTSSTTTDDSDKDSDEGMEDDEEDDDAYGMDDDDYYGGESIDDTTESSLQPAARAAAAKDDEEGISADDFFTGDGSPAAAHRLILDLKNLNKSKGAFGVEGQPNGDNLFHWTVTLKDFDKDSLLYRDLQSYAKKYNRKPVVHMEMKFPKDYPMNPPFVRVIRPRFKFLTGHVTIGGSVCMQLLTRSGWRPTTDIESMLIQVRAEIMSDKRAQLDTYPDREYNETEARQAFERMVRRYGWNK, from the exons ATGAGTGCCGAGTTTGCTGTCTGTCGATCACAGGTGGAAGAGTGGACTAAGCTTGCTTCAATTCCCTTCCGTCTACTAGGACACGATGAACAGGAGAGGCGTTTAGATCTAATTTCAACTGTAGGAGCTCATTCTTTCTTCATCATTTGTCCTGCAATACACAGCGACGGCAAGTGG CAAGTGTGGAGTGATGACGAGGAGTCTCTTCAACTGCTCGCCGACATCCAGGACTTCACTGATCATTGCAACAGAAGTCTCACTGATGTGCTGAATCAAGCGGCGAAACTCCTCTTTACA AGCTCAACTACTACCGATGATTCTGATAAGGACAGTGATGAAGGTATGGAAGATGACGAAGAGGACGATGATGCATATGGTATGGATGATGATGACTATTATGGTGGAGAGAGTATTGATGATACAACAGAGAGCAGCCTTCAACCTGCAGCGAG agctgctgctgctaaagATGACGAAGAGGGGATTAGTGCAGATGATTTCTTTACGGGCGACGGCTCACCTGCTGCAGCACATAGGCTTATCTTAG ATCTCAAAAACCTCAACAAGTCTAAGGGAGCATTCGGAGTGGAAGGTCAACCAAACGGAGACAATCTCTTCCATTGG ACTGTGACACTGAAGGACTTCGATAAGGATTCTTTGCTGTATAGAGATCTTCAATCATACGCCAAGAAGTACAACAGAAAA CCTGTTGTACACATGGAAATGAAATTCCCTAAAGACTACCCTATGAACCCGCCATTTGTTCGAGTCATCCGACCAAGATTTAAATTTCTCACCGGTCATGTGACCATTGGTGgtagtgtgtgcatgcagttgTTGACAAGATCAGGATGGAGACCAACAACAGACATTGAG AGCATGCTGATTCAAGTACGAGCAGAGATTATGTCAGACAAGAGAGCTCAGCTAGACACATATCCAGACCGCGAATACAACGAAACCGAAGCGAGACAAGCATTCGAACGCATGGTGCGGCGATATGGCTGGAACAAATAA
- the LOC134178701 gene encoding protein O-glucosyltransferase 2-like, translating to MRNDGLQLLLAFTVLVTLSDSKTKKISLESILWGPGLENKAVLPVRFFYLQAVSKKGKNFTSSPGIDSFTVHIHGGPSNNERIRVHLNKLDRQDGTFIIRYRLYRTYPLLHIDVTNIDGSHVGRSPYVLRGSVRHEQCFCPEMDVKKWQHNMQCPEQELQVNRNLEMFRKKKMRWTDVVPAILERFPRGNFAHYAVIGNKVYQMTHGSIVGFKMFSEAIMLSMARKVRLPDMELLINLGDYPQETFSPNSLPVISWCGSEENADIVLPTYDVTESTLETLGRVTLDMMSVQGNTGPHWKDKISKGFWRGRDSRQERLDFVVMARANPDLFDAALTNFFFFPSDDEKYGPKVKHISFFDFFKFKYQINIDGTVAAYRLPYLLGGDSLVFKQDSPYYEHFYHELEPWEHYIPFNRNLSDLIEKVQWAIDHDDEAHQIARNGQAFARERLMPDKIFCYIQKVFEEYAKLFTDKPKIHEGMELLEQPSECECSSKIHDEL from the exons ATGAGAAATGATGGACTGCAGCTGTTGCTTGCTTTTACTGTTTTAGTGACTCTCAGCGACtctaaaacaaagaaaattaGTTTGGAAAGTATTTTATGGGGTCCAGGATTGGAGAACAAAGCAGTACTTCCTGTCAGGTTTTTCTATCTGCAAGCAGTCAGCAAGAAGGGCAAAAA CTTTACATCCTCTCCAGGAATCGACTCATTTACTGTTCACATCCATGGTGGCCCATCCAACAATGAGCGAATCCGAGTGCATCTAAACAAACTTGATAGACAAGATGGCACATTCATCATTCGCTACCGTCTCTACCGCACTTACCCATTACTTCACATTGACGTAACTAATATTGATGGGTCACATGTAGGCAGATCTCCCTACGTACTTCGTGGTTCTGTCCGTCATGAGCAGTGCTTCTGTCCAGAGATGGATGTGAAGAAATGGCAGCACAATATGCAATGTCCTGAGCAGGAACTGCAGGTGAACAGGAACTTGGAGATGTTTAGGAAGAAGAAAATGAGATGGACAGATGTTGTGCCAGCCATATTGGAGAGGTTTCCTCGTGGAAATTTTGCTCATTATGCTGTGATTGGGAATAAGGTGTATCAAATGACCCATGGATCGATAGTGGGATTTAAGATGTTTAGTGAGGCTATTATGTTGTCTATGGCTAGGAAG GTTCGATTGCCTGACATGGAGCTGCTCATCAATCTTGGTGACTATCCACAAGAGACTTTCAGTCCCAATTCTTTGCCTGTTATTTCATGGTGCGGCTCTGAAGAGAATGCTGATATTGTCTTACCCACTTACGACGTGACCGAATCAACACTTGAAACACTAGGAAGAGTGACACTTGACATGATGTCTGTACAAGGCAACACAGGTCCTCATTGGAAAGACAAGATTTCAAAAGGGTTCTGGCGTGGAAGAGACAGCAGGCAGGAGAGATTGGATTTTGTTGTTATGGCGAGAGCTAATCCAGACTTGTTTGATGCTGCACTCACcaactttttcttttttccaTCAGATGATGAAAAGTATGGACCTAAAGTAAAGCACatctctttctttgatttcTTTAAG TTTAAGTATCAGATCAATATTGATGGCACGGTTGCTGCGTATCGTCTGCCGTACCTTCTGGGTGGCGACTCTCTCGTGTTCAAACAAGACTCTCCTTACTATGAACACTTCTACCACGAGTTGGAGCCTTGGGAACACTACATCCCATTCAATCGTAATCTTAGTGATTTGATAGAGAAAGTGCAGTGGGCAATAGACCATGATGATGAAGCTCATCAAATTGCAAGGAATGGACAGGCTTTTGCAAGAGAGAGGCTGATGCCAGATAAGATATTTTGTTATATCCAGAAAGTGTTTGAG GAATACGCCAAACTGTTTACTGACAAGCCAAAAATCCACGAAGGCATGGAGCTATTAGAACAGCCATCTGAGTGTGAATGCTCG AGCAAAATTCATGATGAGTTATGA